The Methylobacterium currus genome contains a region encoding:
- a CDS encoding phosphorylase, translating into MIVVEDTTGPNGPHPVLAVTGLAREARLAAGPGVATVGAGGNPERLRNLLKGRSGPGCRAVMSIGIAGGLDPDLVPGDVVVATGVVVTGSLAGGQRLTAHPQVVAALAQRLADAPSRVIQADVAGVEAAVLSPHAKAVLRAETGAAAVDMESQVAAAFAEAHGLPFCAVRVVCDPADRALPAAIAKALKPDGEPDILAVLSALARRSATLGGLVRLARDSSAAFDSLGRCRALLGVGLGVPDLGELLRDVA; encoded by the coding sequence ATGATCGTCGTCGAGGACACCACCGGTCCGAACGGGCCTCATCCCGTGCTGGCCGTGACCGGCCTGGCCCGCGAGGCGCGGCTCGCCGCCGGGCCGGGCGTGGCGACGGTGGGAGCCGGGGGCAACCCGGAGCGGCTGCGGAATCTCCTGAAGGGGCGCAGCGGCCCGGGCTGCCGGGCGGTGATGAGCATCGGCATCGCCGGCGGGCTCGATCCCGACCTGGTGCCGGGCGACGTCGTGGTGGCGACCGGGGTCGTCGTGACCGGAAGCCTGGCGGGCGGGCAGCGCCTGACGGCGCACCCACAGGTCGTCGCAGCCCTCGCGCAGAGGCTGGCGGACGCGCCGTCGCGGGTGATCCAGGCCGATGTTGCGGGGGTGGAGGCGGCGGTGCTGTCGCCGCACGCCAAGGCGGTGCTCCGCGCCGAGACCGGCGCCGCGGCGGTCGACATGGAATCGCAGGTCGCGGCCGCCTTCGCCGAGGCGCACGGCCTGCCGTTCTGCGCCGTCCGGGTGGTGTGCGACCCGGCCGACCGCGCCCTGCCGGCGGCGATCGCCAAGGCCCTCAAGCCGGACGGCGAGCCCGATATCCTCGCCGTCCTGTCGGCTCTGGCGCGCCGCTCGGCCACGTTGGGCGGGCTGGTGCGCCTCGCCCGTGACTCGTCGGCGGCCTTCGACTCCCTAGGCCGCTGTCGCGCGCTTCTTGGCGTCGGCCTTGGCGTCCCGGATCTCGGAGAGCTTCTGCGCGACGTTGCGTGA